The proteins below are encoded in one region of Sporosarcina sp. FSL K6-1508:
- a CDS encoding FadR/GntR family transcriptional regulator → MTQKKKTYELIVEKIEELFLNGKLKSGDKLPPERELASLFGVSRTSVREALQALEISGSIEIRQGGGSFIKVPEGQLVSEALSTAIIQAENNLVYEMLELRRALEVESASLAAQRATSSDLEKIRQSLEQMATSGEDTEAGVQADLHFHLQIVQATHNQLLINLVQTLTERMEDTIRATRKHRFSDETRYEDTFKEHKEIYVAIASGNAQESKKLMEEHITRIRKELSETFLRTLR, encoded by the coding sequence ATGACACAAAAGAAAAAAACCTATGAACTAATTGTTGAAAAGATAGAAGAACTCTTTTTAAATGGAAAACTGAAATCGGGTGATAAGCTGCCGCCCGAAAGAGAACTGGCAAGTCTTTTTGGGGTGAGCAGGACTTCTGTGAGAGAGGCGCTACAGGCGTTGGAAATTAGCGGTTCTATTGAGATCAGACAAGGCGGGGGGAGTTTCATAAAAGTGCCTGAAGGCCAATTAGTAAGCGAAGCACTTTCCACTGCGATTATTCAGGCTGAAAACAATTTGGTCTATGAAATGTTGGAGTTGCGCCGTGCATTGGAAGTTGAATCCGCATCTCTTGCTGCACAACGTGCAACTTCCTCAGACTTGGAAAAGATTCGTCAATCATTGGAACAGATGGCTACATCCGGGGAAGATACAGAGGCGGGGGTACAGGCTGATCTGCATTTCCATTTGCAAATCGTACAAGCTACGCATAATCAATTACTCATTAATCTAGTTCAGACGCTAACCGAACGAATGGAAGATACAATTCGTGCAACTCGGAAACACCGTTTTTCAGATGAAACTCGTTACGAAGATACATTCAAGGAACATAAAGAAATTTACGTGGCAATTGCTTCGGGCAATGCTCAGGAATCAAAGAAACTGATGGAAGAGCATATTACGCGTATACGAAAAGAGTTGAGTGAAACCTTTTTGCGGACTTTAAGATGA
- a CDS encoding short chain dehydrogenase, with protein MKILVVGASGTIGNAVTEELKKNHEVIRAGRNGADVSVDITSVESIKKMYEQIGKVDAVINAAGRAHFDAVTDMTPELNEIGIDSKLKGQVNLVLLGFDNMNDGGSFTLTTGIMMDDPIAKGASAALANGGVRAFVKAAAIEMPRGIRINCVSPNVLQESWHRLSTLFQGFEAVPVSRVVHAFEKSVFGLQTGQNFEVY; from the coding sequence ATTAAAATACTTGTTGTGGGTGCGAGCGGAACGATTGGCAATGCGGTTACTGAAGAATTAAAGAAAAACCACGAGGTGATCCGCGCGGGACGAAATGGTGCTGATGTATCTGTTGATATTACGTCAGTAGAAAGTATCAAAAAAATGTATGAACAAATTGGCAAAGTCGATGCGGTTATTAATGCAGCAGGTCGTGCTCATTTTGATGCAGTTACGGATATGACACCAGAATTGAATGAGATAGGAATTGATAGCAAACTGAAAGGGCAAGTTAATCTAGTTCTTTTAGGTTTTGATAATATGAACGATGGTGGAAGTTTCACGTTAACGACGGGGATTATGATGGATGATCCAATCGCTAAAGGAGCTTCAGCAGCTCTGGCAAACGGCGGCGTCAGGGCTTTTGTTAAAGCTGCGGCTATTGAAATGCCAAGAGGGATTCGCATTAATTGCGTAAGTCCAAATGTCTTACAAGAATCTTGGCACAGACTTAGTACTCTTTTTCAAGGGTTTGAAGCAGTACCTGTAAGTCGTGTAGTCCATGCTTTTGAAAAAAGTGTGTTCGGTTTACAAACGGGTCAGAACTTTGAAGTTTATTAA
- a CDS encoding alanyl-tRNA editing protein — translation MLKDRLYYADSYCKSFTTNILKEAQDPDSNYYVVLENTAFYPTGGGQPHDTGTLNGIQVLNVEEVENEIRHTLAESLGSANQVEGVIDWERRFDHMQQHAGQHILSAAFVELLGFPTVSFHLGREIVSIDLDVEEVSPEQLNAVEKLANDIILENRQIEIKWVTEDELHHYPLRKQLAVTDEIRLVIIPDYDYNGCGGTHPSSTGQARMLKILSTEKHRGKVRVHFVCGGRVLQQLQRKNLELAVTSRLLSAPDGGVAEAVQKLLETNHSLEKSLADAQEALLVFEAKALLDQRDQGIVKALFTGRTVQQLQKLARLLVAESDDILVLLVAENNDRLQFVATRGTSVQMSMKQVSSAILPLIKGKGGGNDMFVQGGGERLVSAEQLLTVMEESCNKDWVT, via the coding sequence TTGTTAAAAGATCGCTTGTATTATGCAGATTCTTATTGTAAATCTTTCACCACAAATATTCTCAAGGAAGCTCAAGATCCGGACAGCAATTATTATGTCGTTTTGGAAAATACAGCGTTTTATCCGACAGGCGGCGGTCAACCGCATGACACGGGGACATTGAATGGTATTCAAGTACTCAATGTGGAGGAAGTGGAGAATGAAATTCGTCATACACTGGCTGAAAGCCTCGGTTCTGCGAATCAAGTGGAGGGCGTCATCGACTGGGAGCGTCGCTTTGATCATATGCAACAGCATGCAGGACAGCATATTCTGTCAGCTGCATTTGTTGAACTACTTGGCTTTCCAACAGTAAGTTTTCATTTAGGAAGAGAAATTGTATCGATTGACTTGGATGTTGAAGAAGTATCTCCTGAACAATTGAATGCGGTGGAAAAGTTAGCAAATGATATTATATTAGAAAATAGACAAATTGAAATAAAATGGGTGACTGAAGATGAGCTTCATCACTATCCCCTTCGCAAGCAACTGGCAGTGACAGACGAAATCCGGCTTGTTATCATTCCCGATTATGACTACAACGGCTGTGGCGGTACGCATCCAAGTTCAACGGGACAAGCACGTATGCTGAAGATTTTATCAACCGAGAAGCATCGTGGAAAAGTGCGCGTGCATTTTGTTTGCGGCGGGCGTGTGTTGCAGCAATTACAACGGAAAAACCTGGAGTTGGCAGTAACGTCCAGATTGTTAAGCGCACCTGATGGTGGTGTTGCGGAGGCGGTACAGAAGTTATTGGAGACGAATCACTCACTGGAGAAGTCGTTGGCAGATGCGCAAGAAGCATTATTGGTATTCGAAGCGAAAGCGTTATTGGACCAACGAGATCAAGGCATTGTGAAAGCCCTATTTACAGGTAGAACTGTTCAGCAATTACAGAAACTTGCCCGCCTCCTTGTAGCTGAATCAGATGATATACTTGTACTTCTTGTTGCTGAAAATAATGATCGATTGCAATTTGTCGCAACTCGAGGAACTTCTGTACAAATGAGCATGAAGCAAGTATCATCTGCCATACTTCCCCTTATAAAAGGCAAAGGCGGCGGGAATGATATGTTTGTTCAAGGCGGCGGTGAACGCTTAGTGTCTGCAGAACAGTTGCTGACTGTGATGGAAGAGTCATGCAACAAAGATTGGGTTACATGA
- a CDS encoding CDP-glycerol glycerophosphotransferase family protein, which yields MELKERSKFVPIKLFFKVIAAYTISKLSVKKPEKKIVLVGGNLGVKYEDNASVFHRYLVDHYKDELEIYWMYDPRTSYVQKQGIPNGIALGSFRNYLLFFKAAYTIHGHSIAYDIAPSIDKYIFMNRKTVMIHISHGIECFKKILIQKEDVPLLARCNYFNCASNYEKDIKLTEWGIPEEKLIVTGMARFDRFGPDRPAVEVKKVLIMLTWREWLFGLSDEEFLASDYFLNTVKLVNNKRMATLVSTYDLQVKVILHPFMKKFEHHFNGLGAAGGKVEFFSFNELSIGREVIEADMLLTDYSSISWDFLYMNKPIIFFTFDQEEFLEMRGSYLNLDTDLYGYKANTIDEVVGWMKEIIINKKPLNPYFKDASKYIDFFDQKNCERLARQIIV from the coding sequence ATGGAATTAAAAGAGAGAAGTAAGTTCGTACCAATTAAACTATTTTTCAAAGTGATTGCGGCATATACGATTTCAAAACTATCTGTAAAGAAACCAGAAAAGAAAATTGTATTGGTCGGCGGGAATTTGGGAGTGAAATATGAAGACAATGCTTCCGTATTCCATCGCTATTTGGTTGATCATTACAAGGATGAGTTAGAAATTTATTGGATGTACGATCCCCGAACATCCTACGTTCAAAAGCAGGGGATACCAAATGGTATTGCACTAGGAAGTTTCCGCAACTATTTACTATTCTTCAAGGCGGCCTATACAATCCATGGTCACTCAATCGCTTATGATATTGCACCTTCAATCGATAAATATATATTCATGAATCGGAAAACGGTCATGATACACATCAGTCACGGGATTGAATGCTTTAAAAAAATCCTTATTCAAAAAGAAGATGTCCCACTTCTTGCAAGGTGTAATTACTTCAATTGTGCATCGAACTATGAAAAAGACATTAAGTTGACCGAATGGGGCATACCGGAGGAAAAGCTCATTGTTACGGGGATGGCGAGGTTTGATCGATTTGGTCCAGACCGACCTGCAGTTGAAGTGAAAAAGGTTCTTATTATGCTGACATGGCGGGAATGGCTTTTTGGATTATCAGATGAGGAATTTCTTGCAAGCGATTATTTCCTTAACACCGTAAAGCTTGTAAATAATAAAAGGATGGCAACTTTGGTGTCAACGTATGATTTGCAGGTGAAAGTCATCCTGCATCCATTCATGAAAAAGTTTGAGCATCATTTCAATGGCCTGGGAGCTGCCGGAGGGAAAGTAGAATTTTTCAGTTTTAATGAATTGTCCATTGGTCGGGAAGTCATCGAAGCCGATATGTTGCTCACGGATTACTCGAGCATTTCTTGGGACTTCCTGTACATGAACAAACCAATTATCTTCTTTACTTTTGATCAAGAAGAATTTCTAGAGATGAGAGGTTCTTACTTAAATCTGGACACGGATTTATATGGATATAAAGCGAATACAATCGATGAGGTTGTGGGATGGATGAAAGAAATTATTATCAATAAAAAACCATTGAATCCTTATTTTAAAGATGCGTCAAAATACATTGATTTCTTTGATCAGAAAAATTGTGAAAGGTTGGCTCGTCAAATAATTGTTTGA
- a CDS encoding bile acid:sodium symporter family protein: MKKLEALSTIAGKYFAFLVIIIAAIAFMVPAPFLGLGDYIAILLGVVMFGMGLTLKPVDFKIVLTKPLPVIIGVGAQFIIMPLVAFALAHLLKLPPELAAGLVLLGCVPGGTASNVMVYLAKGNLALSVAMTSLSTLLAPVVTPFLLLLLAGQWLPVDPVSMFMSIVQVIIIPIVLGLAVQKFFPKAVEKGVSVVPLISVAAILIIVSAVTAANAGNVASSGLIVFIAVFLHNGFGLLLGYLTAVMLGLNENDRRAISIEVGMQNSGLGVTLATAHFSPLAALPSVWGAIWHNISGPILATIWSKKAIVDEKDETDVLQTKVLSPAGKLQE; this comes from the coding sequence ATGAAAAAGCTTGAAGCACTCAGTACAATTGCCGGAAAATACTTTGCCTTTTTGGTTATCATTATTGCTGCCATCGCCTTCATGGTTCCAGCTCCTTTTTTAGGATTAGGCGACTATATTGCGATTTTACTAGGAGTCGTCATGTTCGGAATGGGACTGACGCTAAAACCGGTGGATTTTAAAATTGTTCTGACAAAACCGTTGCCCGTAATTATTGGTGTTGGGGCTCAATTCATCATCATGCCCCTTGTTGCTTTCGCATTAGCCCACTTGCTCAAGTTACCCCCTGAATTGGCAGCAGGTTTAGTGCTTCTAGGGTGCGTTCCAGGTGGTACGGCTTCCAATGTTATGGTTTATCTTGCGAAAGGGAATCTTGCATTGTCAGTTGCAATGACTTCTCTTTCCACTTTACTAGCTCCAGTCGTAACACCGTTCTTGCTGCTTTTACTTGCGGGACAATGGCTGCCGGTTGACCCGGTGTCGATGTTTATGTCGATTGTTCAAGTGATTATCATTCCGATTGTATTAGGACTTGCCGTTCAGAAATTTTTCCCGAAAGCTGTCGAAAAAGGTGTTTCGGTCGTTCCTCTCATTTCAGTAGCTGCGATTTTAATCATCGTATCAGCTGTCACTGCCGCCAATGCGGGTAATGTTGCAAGTTCAGGACTTATTGTTTTCATTGCCGTTTTCCTTCATAATGGATTCGGCCTGCTGCTTGGCTACTTGACAGCGGTAATGCTCGGTCTGAACGAAAATGATCGACGGGCCATTTCGATTGAAGTTGGCATGCAAAACTCTGGATTAGGCGTCACGCTAGCGACTGCGCACTTTAGTCCGCTCGCAGCATTGCCGAGCGTATGGGGTGCCATTTGGCATAATATTTCAGGTCCGATTCTCGCAACAATTTGGTCGAAGAAAGCGATTGTTGACGAGAAAGATGAAACAGACGTATTGCAAACCAAGGTTTTATCCCCTGCTGGTAAGCTTCAAGAGTAA
- a CDS encoding glycosyltransferase produces the protein MHKKILFISDHGDPLAPLGSEQAGGQNNYVKQLALALERKGNRVDVVTHWANPSDPQIETFSNFCRVIRIGAGSKTYIPKNKMLAILPDFYEEMGQTIKIASYDLVHTHYWLSGLLGTFVKKDYRLPWIHTNHSLGVAKESATGIAEPTRLTAEKLILSSTDSIVATTENEKSLIRSFVYNPSPITVIPIGTANQFQPFFNEAETATHPYFAFAGRLEKTKGIYTLVNAFRRLVEKQDIPASTKLIIAGGDSENVNVFNKLPKKTKLKTAIIGLESRIDFIGSQSQQQLASLFNNAVATIVPSYYESFGMVAAEAQACGSPVIASKVGGLKDVVKNRITGLHIEKGNEKSLAYAMKTLLSNPTLANELGKKAATFANLEFKWPVLAKRMDTLYEVVINEKKTLYAGDRSRRYASR, from the coding sequence TTGCATAAGAAAATTTTGTTCATTTCAGATCATGGCGATCCGCTCGCTCCGCTTGGCAGTGAGCAAGCAGGCGGCCAAAATAATTATGTAAAACAGCTTGCACTGGCTCTTGAAAGGAAAGGTAATCGCGTGGATGTTGTGACACATTGGGCGAATCCTTCCGATCCACAAATCGAGACTTTCAGTAACTTTTGCCGTGTTATTAGAATTGGGGCCGGCTCTAAAACATATATCCCTAAAAATAAAATGCTTGCTATATTACCCGACTTCTATGAGGAGATGGGACAGACAATCAAGATCGCATCCTATGATCTCGTCCATACACATTATTGGCTCTCAGGATTGTTGGGTACATTTGTCAAGAAAGACTATCGCCTTCCATGGATTCATACAAATCATTCATTGGGAGTGGCAAAAGAAAGTGCAACCGGTATTGCAGAGCCTACGCGCCTTACTGCTGAAAAACTAATTTTGAGTTCAACAGACAGCATTGTCGCAACGACGGAAAATGAAAAATCCCTCATCCGGAGCTTCGTATATAATCCCTCTCCGATTACTGTCATTCCGATTGGTACCGCTAACCAATTTCAACCATTTTTTAACGAAGCTGAAACAGCAACTCATCCCTATTTCGCTTTTGCAGGAAGACTCGAAAAAACAAAAGGGATTTATACATTGGTCAATGCTTTTCGCAGACTTGTTGAAAAACAGGATATTCCAGCCTCCACTAAACTCATCATTGCCGGCGGAGATTCAGAAAATGTAAATGTCTTCAACAAACTGCCGAAAAAGACCAAGCTGAAGACAGCAATCATAGGTCTGGAAAGCCGGATTGACTTTATCGGTTCACAATCTCAGCAACAGCTTGCATCCCTTTTCAACAATGCAGTAGCAACGATTGTCCCTTCTTATTATGAATCCTTCGGGATGGTGGCCGCTGAAGCGCAAGCCTGTGGAAGCCCTGTTATTGCATCGAAGGTGGGCGGCCTGAAAGACGTCGTGAAAAACAGGATCACCGGGCTTCATATCGAAAAAGGTAATGAAAAAAGTTTAGCTTATGCCATGAAAACTCTGCTTTCCAATCCGACCTTAGCTAACGAACTCGGAAAAAAAGCGGCGACTTTTGCAAACCTTGAATTCAAGTGGCCTGTACTAGCAAAAAGAATGGATACATTGTATGAGGTGGTAATAAATGAAAAGAAAACCCTATATGCTGGCGACCGATCTCGACGGTACGCTAGTCGGTGA
- a CDS encoding sigma-70 family RNA polymerase sigma factor encodes MKSNETNFIKRLKRQEEDALEFVVDTYLPLIKGITYKVLIPLKDNGVIDECINDIFLSIWNNSKKFKGESTDFRKWICAIAKFKAIDYYRKASKEMEFSSDYMDLNADLSAEDELILLENRSELVKLINQLGSVEREIFIMKFFLGLKTEEISKKLGLTVASIDNRVYRGKKKLNEKVTSLELGESRA; translated from the coding sequence ATGAAGTCTAATGAGACAAATTTTATTAAACGATTAAAGCGACAGGAAGAAGACGCGTTAGAATTTGTCGTCGACACCTATTTACCATTAATTAAGGGGATAACGTATAAAGTTCTCATTCCCTTGAAAGACAACGGTGTTATAGATGAATGTATTAATGATATTTTTCTATCAATCTGGAACAACTCGAAAAAGTTCAAGGGAGAATCAACTGATTTCAGAAAATGGATTTGTGCTATCGCCAAGTTTAAAGCAATCGATTATTACAGAAAAGCTAGTAAGGAGATGGAGTTCTCGTCAGATTACATGGATTTGAATGCGGACCTTTCTGCTGAAGATGAGCTGATTTTGCTAGAAAATCGATCCGAATTGGTCAAATTGATAAATCAACTTGGATCTGTGGAACGAGAAATTTTCATCATGAAGTTCTTTCTTGGTCTCAAAACGGAGGAGATATCTAAAAAACTCGGTCTGACTGTAGCTTCCATTGATAATCGAGTTTACAGAGGGAAAAAGAAGCTAAATGAAAAGGTGACGAGCCTTGAGTTGGGAGAGAGTAGAGCATGA
- a CDS encoding HAD-IIB family hydrolase, with protein MKRKPYMLATDLDGTLVGDKEGLHSLLRYYEDSHYDVALVYITGRHLVSALSLIRAEGLPMPDVLISDVGTVIYTTEWLVEDKEWTKKMQADWQPELVVELGSSIPALARQPLPDNRRISFTTQSDEAVVSQLEKALIEDNISHKLIFSSNRDVDILPASSGKGQALAYVMDKYAYPDVNVLVAGDSGNDVEMLSLGHPSVIVGNAQAELASMEPHPRLYRAAKDCAGGIQEAWIHFYGE; from the coding sequence ATGAAAAGAAAACCCTATATGCTGGCGACCGATCTCGACGGTACGCTAGTCGGTGATAAAGAAGGGCTTCACAGCCTTCTTCGTTATTATGAGGACTCACACTATGACGTAGCACTTGTCTATATAACAGGCAGACACTTGGTCTCAGCGCTTTCTCTGATACGCGCTGAAGGATTACCGATGCCCGACGTTCTAATTTCAGACGTCGGTACAGTAATTTATACAACGGAATGGCTGGTTGAAGATAAGGAGTGGACGAAAAAGATGCAGGCGGATTGGCAACCCGAGCTGGTTGTTGAGCTAGGCTCTTCCATCCCTGCCCTTGCCAGGCAACCTCTGCCAGACAATCGTCGCATTTCATTCACTACTCAATCGGACGAAGCCGTCGTATCTCAGCTGGAAAAAGCGCTTATCGAGGATAATATTTCCCACAAGTTAATTTTCAGCTCTAATCGTGATGTAGATATCCTTCCGGCAAGCAGCGGAAAAGGACAAGCTTTAGCTTATGTGATGGACAAATATGCCTACCCAGATGTCAATGTCCTTGTCGCCGGGGATTCTGGTAATGACGTTGAAATGCTCTCCCTTGGCCATCCTTCTGTTATTGTAGGCAATGCCCAAGCCGAGCTTGCTTCAATGGAACCACATCCTCGGCTATATCGGGCTGCGAAGGATTGTGCAGGAGGTATTCAGGAGGCTTGGATACATTTCTATGGAGAGTAA
- a CDS encoding purine-nucleoside phosphorylase, with protein sequence MHKTEEILEAKSYILSKTNTIPEIGIILGSGLGGLADEIENGVVIPYEDIPFFSKSAAVGHANELVIGNLEGKTVVAMKGRYHFYEGYSLDEVTFPVRVMKALGIEKLIITNACGAVNTDFNPGELMLITDHLNLVGINPLIGKNNDDLGTRFPDVSEVYNREMRNTALQVARENDITLREGIYGWWSGPVYETPAEIRMIRILGADAVGMSTVPEAVVAIHSGIKVLGISCLTNMACGILDEPLSHKDVIEVAAKSRNSFVHLIKNVLKRI encoded by the coding sequence ATGCATAAAACAGAAGAAATCTTAGAAGCGAAAAGTTATATTCTTAGTAAAACAAATACTATTCCTGAAATAGGAATTATACTAGGATCTGGATTGGGCGGACTTGCCGATGAGATAGAAAATGGAGTGGTCATTCCATACGAGGACATTCCCTTTTTCTCGAAATCAGCTGCAGTTGGTCATGCGAATGAGTTAGTTATCGGTAATCTAGAAGGAAAAACAGTCGTGGCCATGAAAGGACGTTATCACTTTTACGAAGGATACTCGCTAGATGAAGTTACCTTCCCTGTCAGAGTGATGAAAGCATTAGGGATAGAAAAACTCATTATCACGAACGCATGCGGAGCGGTAAATACTGATTTTAATCCGGGCGAGTTAATGCTAATTACAGATCACCTTAATTTAGTTGGCATTAATCCATTGATCGGTAAAAATAACGATGATTTAGGAACGCGTTTCCCAGATGTTTCTGAAGTTTATAACCGGGAAATGAGAAATACGGCGTTACAAGTTGCTCGAGAGAATGACATCACATTAAGGGAAGGCATATATGGCTGGTGGAGTGGTCCTGTTTATGAAACTCCTGCTGAAATCCGGATGATCCGCATTTTAGGTGCAGATGCAGTTGGTATGTCAACAGTGCCTGAAGCAGTTGTCGCTATTCATTCGGGAATTAAGGTATTAGGAATATCTTGCTTAACAAATATGGCATGCGGCATTTTAGATGAACCATTAAGCCATAAGGATGTAATTGAAGTTGCTGCGAAGTCTCGAAATTCATTTGTGCATTTAATTAAAAACGTCTTGAAAAGAATTTAA
- a CDS encoding FAD-binding oxidoreductase, translating to MTISTENIIEALRTVLKNDQVTVNETVRELHGRDESYHAAMLPDIVVFPESTKDVSNVMKVSKEYQIAVVPFGLGSSLEGHIIPSKGGITIDFSLMNKVLEVRENDFLVKVQPGVTRTQLNKELKKYGLFFSVDPGADATLGGMAATNASGTTTVKYGVMRDQVRDLEVVLADGTVIHTGNMAAKSASGLHLNGLFVGSEGTLGCFTELTLRVYGIPEHVTAARASFPTVNDAVEAVVSILQAGIPIARVELVDEPSIKQANLYSETNYKEKPTLFLEFHGNEAGLKQDVDFTTEIVKDHMCEDIEFETDNAGRNRLWEARHNLAYAFIHGYPGKKMMVTDVCLPISELAGAVGHARETVESLELTGGIVGHVGDGNFHVLLMMDMNDPEELAKADELNERIVMYALERGGTCTGEHGVGIGKQKYQEQEHGSALIVMEKIKKALDPDNLLNPNKNVKMN from the coding sequence ATGACAATATCTACAGAAAATATAATTGAAGCACTAAGAACCGTGCTTAAGAACGATCAGGTGACAGTCAATGAAACCGTAAGAGAACTTCACGGCAGGGATGAATCATATCACGCGGCAATGCTTCCGGATATTGTTGTTTTTCCGGAGTCCACTAAAGATGTAAGCAACGTGATGAAAGTTTCGAAAGAATACCAAATTGCCGTCGTACCATTCGGTCTCGGTTCTAGCCTAGAAGGACATATAATCCCTTCCAAAGGTGGAATCACGATTGATTTTTCGCTTATGAATAAAGTTCTTGAAGTCCGGGAGAATGACTTTCTAGTTAAAGTACAGCCCGGCGTGACCCGTACACAGTTAAATAAAGAACTGAAAAAGTATGGGCTTTTTTTCTCAGTCGACCCGGGCGCTGATGCAACACTGGGCGGAATGGCGGCAACAAATGCAAGTGGAACAACGACCGTTAAATACGGAGTCATGCGTGATCAAGTACGCGATTTGGAAGTTGTTTTGGCAGATGGAACGGTCATTCATACGGGGAATATGGCAGCAAAATCTGCGTCTGGTCTTCACTTGAACGGTCTTTTCGTCGGATCTGAAGGTACGCTTGGCTGCTTTACAGAATTAACACTTCGTGTGTATGGCATTCCAGAACATGTCACGGCAGCACGAGCTTCCTTTCCTACTGTCAATGATGCCGTTGAGGCTGTCGTGTCCATTTTGCAGGCGGGCATTCCGATTGCGCGGGTCGAGTTGGTCGATGAACCCTCTATAAAACAGGCGAATCTATACAGTGAGACTAACTATAAAGAAAAGCCGACGCTATTTTTGGAGTTTCATGGCAATGAAGCAGGGTTGAAACAAGATGTTGATTTCACAACAGAAATTGTAAAAGATCATATGTGTGAAGATATCGAATTTGAAACTGACAACGCTGGACGCAATAGGTTGTGGGAAGCGCGGCATAATTTAGCTTATGCCTTCATCCATGGTTATCCGGGAAAAAAGATGATGGTAACGGATGTTTGTCTTCCGATTTCAGAATTGGCAGGTGCAGTCGGTCATGCGCGTGAAACAGTTGAGTCACTTGAATTGACAGGTGGAATTGTCGGCCACGTCGGCGATGGCAACTTCCACGTATTGCTGATGATGGATATGAATGATCCCGAAGAACTTGCGAAAGCCGATGAGTTAAATGAACGAATTGTTATGTATGCACTTGAACGTGGCGGCACATGTACTGGAGAGCATGGCGTTGGTATCGGTAAACAGAAATACCAGGAACAAGAGCATGGTTCAGCACTCATCGTTATGGAAAAAATAAAAAAAGCCCTTGATCCCGACAACTTACTTAATCCAAATAAAAACGTGAAGATGAACTAG
- a CDS encoding DUF4179 domain-containing protein encodes MKDIYELLNDAPIDDDEFAEMEVTGFEKAKVKSALKKSITTKKKRKGWKVKIAAAAMIVGLSVTTFGLTFPAYASNIPIIGDIFRFMDNGKTGLYDNYKDYSTEMNMTQESNGIKVTINDAIFDGKTVAITYSIESEKDLGDDITTFGSPDIKGSTGMAGSSKISKVDDYHYVGLYRATPIDLASIGKDSVDIKWSLDGFIQHGTVEKVEGNWKFAFSLKATESQVQLSNQSIEKSGVKINIEKISYSPMSFIVSYDQEVAKQVSDKWHDVYVELEVKDDLGNVYSGEGNGGLGKNIYNMSLSETFKKLKPSATKLIITPHVTFRSHDSTNSGGVEFTKDGPKEIPIPTKSGIGKEEFILEDIIIELEK; translated from the coding sequence ATGAAGGATATCTATGAATTATTGAATGACGCACCTATAGACGACGATGAATTCGCAGAAATGGAAGTCACTGGATTTGAAAAAGCTAAAGTGAAAAGCGCTCTCAAAAAATCCATAACCACAAAAAAGAAAAGAAAAGGTTGGAAAGTAAAGATTGCGGCGGCTGCAATGATTGTAGGTCTATCGGTTACAACATTTGGATTAACCTTTCCTGCTTATGCTAGCAATATTCCTATCATAGGGGATATCTTCAGATTCATGGATAATGGAAAAACAGGTCTTTATGATAATTACAAGGACTATTCCACTGAAATGAATATGACACAGGAAAGCAATGGCATCAAAGTGACCATTAATGATGCAATTTTTGACGGAAAAACTGTTGCCATCACCTATTCAATCGAAAGTGAGAAGGATTTAGGAGATGATATCACAACATTTGGCTCACCTGATATTAAAGGATCCACAGGAATGGCAGGAAGTTCTAAAATTTCTAAAGTGGATGATTATCATTATGTGGGATTATATAGAGCCACACCTATTGACTTAGCTTCAATAGGAAAAGATTCAGTCGATATAAAATGGAGTTTGGATGGTTTCATCCAACACGGCACTGTGGAAAAGGTAGAAGGAAATTGGAAATTTGCATTCTCACTAAAAGCGACGGAAAGCCAAGTACAATTAAGTAACCAGAGCATTGAAAAAAGTGGAGTTAAAATAAATATCGAAAAGATATCCTATTCGCCAATGTCCTTTATCGTTTCTTACGACCAAGAGGTTGCCAAACAGGTCAGTGATAAATGGCATGATGTCTATGTTGAACTAGAAGTAAAAGATGACTTAGGGAATGTATACTCCGGCGAAGGGAATGGAGGATTGGGAAAGAACATCTATAATATGAGCTTGAGTGAGACATTCAAAAAGCTAAAACCGAGTGCAACGAAACTTATTATAACTCCCCATGTCACTTTCAGAAGTCACGATTCTACTAATTCTGGCGGAGTCGAGTTTACAAAAGACGGACCGAAAGAAATTCCCATACCTACAAAATCCGGGATAGGGAAAGAGGAATTTATATTGGAAGACATCATTATTGAATTAGAAAAATAG